The following proteins are encoded in a genomic region of Chloracidobacterium sp.:
- the pepT gene encoding peptidase T: MSRFLRYVKIDTQSAEDQNTVPSTKKQFDLARLLEKELKELGVQDVRMSEFAIVYGMVPGNLPDNSKVPTIGLIGHMDTSPAVSGANVNPIIHKNYQGGDIVLPNDKTQVITVAQNPDLKNLIGDDIITADGTTLLGSDDKSGVAEIMTMIDILKQNPQIKHGNIAIAFTPDEEVGGGIDKFDIKGWGAKFAYTVDGEELGDISNETWSARTATVTFHGKNTHPGTAKGIMINSMYAAGDFLGNFPDMVPNRPETTEKREGFLHPYVATMGEETSVVKVLLRNFDIAGLAAQEEAVKQVIARTQAKYPNVKIEYKSELGYLNMFEVLKDYPQLTDYAIEAAKRAGITAKLTPIRGGTDGSNLTARGLPTPNLFTGGHNFHGKLEFNSRKGLEKTTETLVNLVQIWAEKAK; the protein is encoded by the coding sequence ATGTCGCGGTTCCTGCGGTATGTCAAGATCGACACGCAATCGGCCGAGGATCAGAATACTGTGCCTTCGACAAAGAAGCAGTTCGATCTTGCGCGGCTGCTGGAGAAGGAGTTGAAGGAGCTTGGCGTGCAGGATGTGCGTATGAGCGAATTTGCGATCGTATATGGTATGGTCCCCGGCAATCTTCCCGACAATTCAAAGGTGCCGACGATCGGCTTGATCGGACATATGGACACTTCACCGGCGGTCTCGGGCGCGAACGTCAACCCTATCATTCACAAGAATTATCAGGGAGGCGACATTGTGCTGCCGAATGATAAGACACAGGTCATCACCGTTGCGCAGAATCCCGATCTCAAGAATCTCATCGGCGACGACATCATCACCGCGGACGGTACGACGCTGCTCGGTTCGGACGATAAGTCGGGCGTGGCCGAGATAATGACGATGATCGACATCCTGAAGCAGAATCCGCAGATCAAACACGGCAACATCGCGATCGCGTTCACACCGGACGAGGAGGTCGGCGGCGGTATTGATAAATTCGACATAAAGGGCTGGGGGGCGAAATTCGCTTACACTGTCGATGGCGAAGAGTTGGGCGATATCTCGAACGAGACGTGGTCCGCACGCACCGCAACCGTCACTTTTCACGGTAAGAATACGCATCCGGGCACTGCGAAGGGGATCATGATCAATTCGATGTACGCTGCGGGCGATTTCCTCGGTAATTTTCCCGATATGGTGCCCAATCGGCCGGAGACGACGGAAAAACGCGAAGGCTTTCTGCACCCGTATGTTGCGACGATGGGCGAAGAGACCTCGGTGGTCAAGGTGCTGCTCAGAAACTTTGACATCGCGGGCCTCGCCGCACAGGAAGAGGCCGTGAAGCAGGTGATCGCGCGTACACAGGCGAAATATCCGAACGTCAAGATCGAATATAAGAGTGAGCTTGGTTACCTGAATATGTTCGAGGTCTTAAAGGATTATCCGCAGTTGACCGACTATGCCATCGAGGCCGCGAAACGCGCGGGCATTACGGCAAAGCTTACGCCGATACGCGGCGGCACGGACGGCTCGAACCTGACCGCGCGCGGACTGCCTACGCCGAACCTTTTCACCGGCGGACATAATTTCCACGGCAAACTCGAATTCAACTCGCGCAAAGGCCTTGAGAAAACGACCGAGACGCTTGTGAACCTAGTACAGATATGGGCGGAGAAAGCAAAATGA
- a CDS encoding aldehyde dehydrogenase: MKRLQNYINGKLSEPISQKYLDNLDPSSGRAYSLLPDSDERDVEQAVNAARAAFSDWAATEAEERCLIMLRIADLIERDLEMLAGAESIDNGKPVTLARSVDIPRAAANFRFYATAAMHMANESHDTIGRNAINYTLRRPLGIVGCISPWNLPLYLFTWKVAPALAAGCTVVAKPSEITPMTAYLLSKLAIEAELPPGVLNIVHGTGPKVGSAIVAHPDTKAISFTGGTKTGEEIARVAAPMFKKLSLELGGKNPNIIFADCNYDEMIATSVRSSFSNQGEICLCGSRIFVERPIYERFRNDLVESVKALKVGDPADEATDVGAIVSKQHLEKIMSYIELAKTEGGTILCGGQAAAGTTGFFIEPTVIEGLPFDCRTNQEEIFGPVVTIMPFDTEDEVLRYANSVRYGLSATVWTENLSRAHRVAAALESGIVWINCWLLRDLRTPFGGVKDSGVGREGGFEAVRFFTEEKNICIKY, from the coding sequence ATGAAACGCCTTCAAAACTACATAAACGGTAAGCTTTCCGAACCGATCTCACAAAAATACCTCGACAATCTCGACCCGTCGAGCGGCCGGGCCTATTCCCTATTGCCCGATTCGGATGAACGCGATGTCGAGCAGGCCGTTAATGCGGCACGAGCGGCGTTCTCTGACTGGGCAGCGACAGAGGCCGAAGAAAGATGCTTGATAATGCTTCGCATCGCCGACCTTATAGAACGCGATCTCGAAATGCTTGCCGGTGCCGAATCCATCGACAACGGCAAGCCCGTTACGCTGGCGCGTTCAGTCGATATACCGCGTGCCGCGGCAAATTTCCGATTTTATGCTACCGCTGCAATGCACATGGCAAATGAATCGCACGACACGATCGGCCGTAACGCGATCAACTACACGCTCCGCCGGCCGCTTGGCATCGTCGGGTGCATTTCGCCTTGGAATCTGCCGCTCTATCTCTTTACGTGGAAGGTCGCGCCGGCACTTGCCGCGGGCTGCACCGTCGTCGCAAAGCCCAGCGAGATAACGCCGATGACCGCGTACTTGCTCTCGAAGCTTGCGATCGAAGCGGAATTGCCGCCCGGCGTTCTGAATATCGTCCACGGCACCGGGCCAAAGGTCGGCTCGGCGATCGTTGCACATCCCGACACAAAAGCGATCTCGTTCACCGGCGGCACAAAGACCGGCGAAGAGATCGCACGCGTTGCAGCTCCGATGTTCAAGAAACTCTCGCTCGAGCTCGGGGGCAAGAATCCGAATATCATCTTTGCTGACTGCAATTATGATGAGATGATCGCAACAAGCGTGCGTTCGTCGTTCTCAAATCAGGGCGAGATATGCCTTTGTGGCTCTCGCATATTTGTCGAGCGGCCGATCTATGAACGGTTTCGAAATGATCTTGTTGAGAGCGTAAAGGCGTTGAAAGTTGGCGATCCGGCCGATGAAGCGACCGACGTCGGTGCTATCGTCTCGAAGCAGCACCTCGAGAAGATAATGTCGTACATCGAACTCGCAAAAACCGAAGGCGGCACGATCCTATGCGGCGGGCAGGCGGCGGCCGGTACGACCGGTTTTTTCATCGAACCGACCGTGATCGAAGGCCTGCCGTTCGATTGCCGAACCAACCAGGAAGAGATCTTCGGCCCGGTGGTAACGATAATGCCGTTCGACACCGAAGACGAGGTTCTGCGTTACGCGAACAGCGTTCGCTACGGCCTCTCGGCAACCGTTTGGACCGAAAACCTTTCGCGTGCGCATCGCGTTGCGGCGGCGCTCGAATCCGGCATCGTTTGGATAAACTGCTGGCTCCTTCGCGACCTGCGAACACCATTCGGCGGCGTTAAAGACTCAGGAGTCGGCCGCGAAGGCGGCTTTGAAGCCGTTCGATTCTTCACCGAGGAGAAGAACATATGCATAAAATATTAG
- a CDS encoding DUF4190 domain-containing protein, which produces MTITCQKCGTPNLSQAAFCQNCSSPLGGSATAPPPPWQQMPVGGPVVGGQNYVAAPPETQKAMIAMILSIAALLCCGPFTGVPGAILGWLELTAIKEGRASEKGKMMATVGLWLGIGATVIHIAIWVIWMLLGALTRLG; this is translated from the coding sequence ATGACCATCACTTGCCAGAAATGTGGCACGCCTAACCTGTCGCAGGCGGCCTTTTGCCAAAATTGCTCTTCGCCATTGGGCGGCTCCGCAACCGCGCCGCCGCCGCCGTGGCAGCAGATGCCCGTAGGCGGGCCTGTTGTGGGAGGGCAGAATTACGTAGCGGCACCGCCGGAAACCCAAAAGGCGATGATCGCAATGATACTGTCGATCGCGGCCTTATTGTGCTGCGGGCCATTCACCGGCGTTCCCGGAGCGATCTTAGGTTGGCTCGAGTTGACGGCAATAAAGGAAGGCCGTGCATCTGAGAAGGGTAAAATGATGGCAACTGTCGGGTTGTGGCTTGGTATCGGAGCAACCGTCATCCATATTGCCATTTGGGTTATCTGGATGTTGCTTGGAGCCCTAACCAGGCTGGGTTGA
- a CDS encoding M48 family metallopeptidase, with protein MSELSSNTFCVNGHPQPAAATRFCIYCGVAMAAQAQAQMPPQQQQQYQAQPPPFQAQPKCQVCGGDGSGLPETTILCTQCRWLKPLVPGFAIPNEAFAWAADAKAMAALRAMTPLNAAAKAVSEKVGRRWIEVSFNGICLGEKQLPQIFGQAVRAARILGMSHMPDIYISGERPWEMLTFGTDKDSFIVIGSAIAGNFHGVDLLYLLAREMGHCKAGHALWKTVIRFFLGERGPQKGFMAGGIFNAILSPTSMITGAIEIPLLAWARQAEITADRAGLIAVASENVARRSLLTLSLKSSYMFRQVNMNAWLEQQQVDHGDMLRLSELTTTSTPYIGPRLKLLSQFAASTEFQQTVEWIKATLAQHAPPKPTEDATKAEPSAAEAPAAKEPAGSVIRFKCAACATPMRISRSVLADRSKLSVKCPNAKCGKLTVIKTKPKPAELKDSPVKPIKENESNDE; from the coding sequence ATGTCGGAACTATCGTCAAATACATTTTGTGTCAACGGGCATCCGCAACCGGCCGCCGCGACGCGCTTCTGCATTTACTGCGGCGTTGCTATGGCCGCGCAGGCTCAGGCGCAAATGCCGCCGCAACAGCAACAACAATATCAAGCCCAGCCGCCGCCGTTTCAAGCCCAGCCGAAGTGCCAAGTTTGCGGCGGTGACGGCAGCGGATTGCCAGAAACAACGATACTGTGTACTCAATGCCGTTGGCTCAAGCCGTTAGTGCCGGGCTTTGCGATCCCGAATGAAGCTTTCGCTTGGGCCGCAGACGCCAAGGCGATGGCTGCATTGCGTGCGATGACGCCGCTGAACGCCGCGGCAAAGGCAGTTTCGGAAAAGGTCGGCCGCCGCTGGATCGAGGTTTCGTTCAACGGCATTTGTCTTGGCGAAAAACAACTGCCGCAAATTTTCGGGCAGGCCGTTCGCGCGGCACGCATTCTTGGGATGTCGCACATGCCCGATATTTATATATCGGGCGAAAGGCCATGGGAAATGTTGACCTTCGGTACGGATAAGGATTCGTTCATCGTCATCGGGTCGGCTATTGCGGGCAATTTTCACGGTGTTGACCTCTTGTATTTGCTTGCTCGCGAGATGGGCCATTGTAAGGCGGGACATGCACTTTGGAAGACTGTGATCAGATTCTTTCTCGGTGAGCGCGGCCCGCAGAAAGGTTTCATGGCGGGCGGCATTTTCAATGCTATACTCAGTCCGACCTCGATGATAACAGGGGCCATCGAAATACCGCTCCTTGCTTGGGCACGCCAGGCCGAGATAACGGCCGACCGTGCCGGATTGATAGCGGTTGCGAGTGAGAACGTCGCACGCCGCTCCCTGCTCACGCTTTCGCTCAAATCGTCGTATATGTTTCGGCAGGTCAATATGAACGCATGGCTGGAGCAGCAGCAGGTAGATCATGGCGATATGCTTCGCCTGTCAGAGCTTACGACGACATCAACACCGTATATCGGTCCGCGATTAAAACTTTTAAGCCAATTCGCAGCTAGTACCGAATTTCAACAAACCGTCGAATGGATCAAGGCGACACTTGCTCAGCATGCGCCGCCGAAGCCCACGGAAGATGCGACAAAGGCAGAACCTTCGGCTGCCGAAGCACCTGCTGCAAAGGAGCCGGCCGGCAGCGTTATACGGTTCAAGTGCGCGGCCTGTGCAACGCCGATGCGGATATCACGTTCGGTGTTGGCGGACAGATCAAAGTTGTCGGTCAAGTGCCCTAATGCAAAATGCGGAAAACTGACCGTCATTAAGACGAAACCAAAACCGGCAGAGTTAAAAGATTCTCCGGTGAAGCCAATAAAGGAGAACGAGAGCAATGACGAATGA
- a CDS encoding dCTP deaminase yields MSIRSDLWLRRMAEEFDMISPFLPELVRERDGNKIISAGASSYGYDMRLADDGFRIFSSVHGKEIDPKRFDEQYSLIEPEIHTAEDGARYYLMPPHHYGLGVTVETFKMPRNVTGVALGKSTYARAGLLVNTTPLEAGWTGRLVVEIANLANLPLRVYIDEGIGQILFFESDQDCAVSYEDRGGKYQGQTGLTFAKV; encoded by the coding sequence ATGTCAATCAGATCAGATCTATGGCTGCGCCGCATGGCCGAGGAATTCGATATGATCTCGCCGTTCCTGCCCGAACTTGTTCGTGAACGCGACGGCAATAAGATCATCTCTGCCGGAGCGTCGAGCTATGGCTACGATATGCGGCTTGCTGATGACGGCTTCCGCATATTTTCGTCGGTACACGGCAAGGAGATCGACCCGAAGCGCTTCGATGAACAGTATTCGCTCATCGAGCCCGAGATACACACTGCTGAGGACGGCGCTCGTTATTACCTGATGCCGCCGCACCATTACGGGCTTGGCGTTACGGTCGAGACATTTAAGATGCCGCGCAACGTAACCGGCGTGGCCCTAGGCAAATCGACTTATGCGCGCGCGGGCCTGCTCGTCAACACAACGCCGCTCGAAGCCGGCTGGACCGGCCGCCTCGTCGTTGAGATCGCTAACCTCGCCAACCTGCCGCTGCGCGTTTACATCGATGAAGGTATCGGCCAGATACTGTTCTTCGAATCCGATCAGGACTGCGCCGTCTCTTACGAAGACCGCGGCGGCAAATACCAAGGGCAAACCGGCCTGACCTTCGCTAAAGTATAG
- a CDS encoding DUF4097 family beta strand repeat protein, whose product MGVVLFFAVLPAAAFGQKKFSRTYPGSQNVRIQLLNRTGTITVEGWTRSDINIQASLEAPTANIEPQNLSGTIVINLVKDNQGRSDVGSVNFTIRLPYTAVVDVETMIGNLSVSNIRSGLVRARISSEGDITLTNIGAGAVSAENTIGDIFFDGEIQNNGSYRFSSTRGNINLRIPFESSFRLMATAPSSRSIVLGPFSSADMSYVGNGRRVVGRFGDGSATLSVTNQQGSISFIRR is encoded by the coding sequence TTGGGTGTAGTTCTTTTCTTTGCGGTGCTGCCCGCGGCCGCTTTTGGCCAGAAAAAGTTCTCTCGCACGTATCCGGGCAGTCAGAATGTCAGGATCCAGCTTCTCAATCGTACGGGGACGATAACTGTCGAGGGGTGGACACGAAGCGATATAAATATCCAAGCATCACTCGAAGCCCCGACCGCCAATATCGAGCCGCAGAACCTAAGCGGCACGATCGTTATCAATCTTGTAAAAGACAATCAAGGGCGAAGTGACGTCGGCAGTGTGAATTTTACGATACGCCTGCCATACACTGCCGTTGTCGATGTCGAAACGATGATCGGCAACTTGAGCGTAAGCAACATCCGCAGCGGCCTTGTGCGGGCAAGAATATCGAGCGAGGGTGATATTACGCTTACAAATATCGGAGCCGGTGCTGTCTCTGCAGAGAATACGATCGGTGACATTTTTTTCGACGGCGAGATCCAAAATAACGGCAGCTACCGCTTTTCATCGACCCGAGGCAATATTAACCTTCGCATACCGTTCGAATCGAGCTTCAGGCTGATGGCGACGGCACCGTCATCACGGAGCATTGTACTCGGGCCATTCTCATCCGCCGACATGAGCTATGTCGGGAACGGACGGCGGGTCGTCGGGCGTTTCGGCGACGGCAGTGCGACACTTTCTGTAACAAATCAGCAAGGCAGCATATCATTCATACGACGCTGA
- a CDS encoding zf-HC2 domain-containing protein: MNCDECKSSLTAFFESDLRPERAAAVRTHLAECNDCAMVCEELSLFEEAAVSDDGEYSPPNAQALWRRINNIIEGDLAKERQTEPPPPKKRFWKWSIPQIASAMVAIAVISSLLTVVAIKQYDRPRTDDFTLRTSASQTTFEKLMSTIGLIDTPQQARERHIKEQQAAIDYWDQRVKARRPMWDSRTREAFDRNLRVLDQSMNEYMVILAQDPDDELSGEMLDAVLDDKMNLLRDFSDL; encoded by the coding sequence GTGAATTGCGACGAGTGCAAAAGTTCATTAACTGCTTTCTTTGAAAGCGACCTCAGGCCCGAGCGTGCCGCCGCGGTTAGGACGCATCTTGCCGAGTGCAATGACTGTGCAATGGTCTGCGAGGAGCTATCCCTTTTTGAGGAAGCCGCGGTCAGCGACGATGGCGAGTACTCTCCGCCGAATGCCCAAGCACTATGGCGCAGGATCAATAACATAATCGAGGGCGATCTTGCAAAGGAGCGGCAGACCGAGCCGCCTCCGCCAAAGAAAAGGTTCTGGAAATGGTCGATACCGCAGATTGCGTCTGCTATGGTGGCGATCGCCGTCATCAGTTCCCTGCTGACAGTTGTGGCGATCAAACAGTACGATCGGCCGAGGACTGACGATTTCACACTCCGCACCTCCGCGTCGCAAACCACTTTTGAAAAGCTGATGAGCACCATCGGGCTGATCGACACCCCTCAACAGGCGCGCGAACGGCACATTAAGGAACAGCAAGCAGCGATCGACTATTGGGATCAACGCGTAAAAGCGAGGCGGCCAATGTGGGACTCACGCACGCGCGAGGCGTTCGACCGCAACCTACGCGTACTCGACCAGTCGATGAATGAGTACATGGTGATCTTGGCTCAGGATCCTGATGATGAGCTGTCGGGCGAAATGCTTGATGCTGTTCTGGATGATAAAATGAATTTGCTTCGCGATTTCTCTGATCTTTAG
- a CDS encoding RNA polymerase sigma factor: protein MELCRLASDGNLAAFEIIYKRYHRRTYSLALRMTGSPTEAEDLTQDVFIQLFRKIGSFRGDSAFSTWLHRMTVNQVLMHFRRRNVKKERTSDDGEMPEQVVTGSADPGKMQVVDRIALKNAIAQLPDGYRKVFILHDVKGYEHEEVARMMGISVGTSKSQLHKARLKLRGLIVNTAKG from the coding sequence ATGGAGCTTTGCCGGCTTGCTTCGGACGGTAATTTGGCTGCGTTCGAGATCATTTATAAGCGCTATCACCGGCGCACATACAGCCTCGCGCTTAGAATGACCGGCAGCCCGACCGAAGCGGAAGATCTTACCCAGGATGTCTTTATTCAGCTTTTTCGCAAGATCGGGAGCTTTCGCGGTGATTCGGCATTCTCAACGTGGCTTCACAGGATGACGGTCAACCAAGTGCTCATGCATTTTCGGCGGCGAAATGTGAAAAAGGAGCGCACCAGTGACGACGGCGAGATGCCAGAACAGGTCGTTACCGGTTCGGCCGACCCGGGTAAGATGCAGGTCGTTGACCGCATTGCGCTCAAGAATGCGATCGCTCAATTGCCCGACGGATATCGAAAGGTATTTATTCTCCACGATGTAAAGGGATATGAGCATGAAGAGGTCGCCCGAATGATGGGAATTTCGGTAGGCACCTCAAAATCACAACTTCACAAGGCCCGCCTGAAGCTACGCGGTCTTATTGTCAATACTGCGAAGGGATGA
- a CDS encoding RidA family protein → MADQNTDRIDSDRAPEPVGMYPHARRVGNLLYLSGVGPRERGNTKIPGVELDADGNIVSYDIEVQCRSVFENVRLILEDAGSAWQNMVDVTVFLTNMKADFAAYNRLYAEFFADVRPCRTTVEVNALPTPIAIELKVIATIE, encoded by the coding sequence ATGGCTGATCAAAATACCGATAGGATCGATTCTGACCGTGCTCCCGAGCCTGTTGGTATGTATCCGCACGCACGCCGCGTTGGCAACCTTCTGTATTTGTCGGGCGTCGGGCCGCGTGAACGCGGTAATACGAAAATTCCCGGTGTTGAACTTGATGCTGACGGAAATATTGTCTCTTACGACATCGAAGTACAGTGCCGTTCGGTTTTTGAGAACGTGCGGTTGATCCTCGAGGACGCAGGGTCGGCGTGGCAGAATATGGTCGATGTGACGGTCTTTCTGACGAATATGAAAGCGGATTTTGCCGCGTACAACCGGCTCTATGCCGAGTTTTTTGCTGATGTTCGGCCGTGTCGGACGACGGTCGAGGTCAACGCCCTTCCCACACCGATAGCGATCGAACTCAAAGTGATCGCAACTATCGAATGA
- a CDS encoding GNAT family N-acetyltransferase, whose product MNDEARFEPAENGDLVRLSEIAFAAKSYWQYPAEWLEKWRPQLTITDDDIASGAAIKLTESGEIRGFYTLREDREKLWLEHLWLDPSSIGNGLGRRLFEHAMATAKGMGYSRVFIESDPNAEGFYAAMGAVKVGESRSELDGTTRILPLMEFKLRGR is encoded by the coding sequence ATGAACGACGAAGCACGATTCGAACCGGCGGAAAATGGCGATCTCGTACGGCTTTCAGAGATCGCTTTTGCCGCAAAATCCTATTGGCAATATCCTGCGGAATGGCTCGAAAAATGGCGTCCGCAGCTTACCATCACCGATGACGATATTGCGAGCGGAGCGGCAATCAAGCTGACCGAGAGCGGCGAGATCCGCGGGTTTTATACATTGCGTGAAGATCGAGAAAAGCTTTGGCTCGAACATCTCTGGCTCGATCCAAGCTCGATCGGAAATGGACTTGGACGGCGTCTCTTTGAACACGCGATGGCTACAGCCAAAGGTATGGGATATTCTAGAGTGTTTATCGAGTCAGACCCGAATGCCGAGGGATTTTACGCCGCAATGGGTGCAGTGAAAGTTGGTGAAAGCAGATCGGAGCTTGATGGCACAACGCGAATTCTCCCGCTGATGGAATTCAAACTAAGAGGAAGATAA
- a CDS encoding NAD(P)-dependent alcohol dehydrogenase: MTQTKGYAVHEAGTNFAPFDFERRDVGPHDILIDILYAGICHSDIHQAKDEWHDSMPTNYPLVPGHEIVGRVAKVGDNVTKFKVGDIAGIGCFVDSCRECPNCQNGQEQFCLKMAAYTYNGTEMDRVTKTYGGYSNNYVIDENYALKVQRDESDLAGVAPLLCAGITTYSPLKRFKVGPGQKVGVVGLGGLGHMGVKIAKAMGAEVTIFSTSPSKESDARSLGADHFVVTRDPANLAPLTGTFNMILDTVSADHDVNPYLNLLGVGGTMVVVGVPPSPNQVHSLSLIFGNKTLAGSLIGGIPETQEMLDFCAEHNITSDVEVISPDRIPEAYDRTINADVRYRFVIDMSEPAA; encoded by the coding sequence ATGACACAGACAAAGGGCTACGCAGTTCATGAGGCGGGTACGAATTTCGCACCATTCGATTTTGAGCGACGCGATGTCGGGCCGCACGACATCCTGATCGACATTCTTTACGCGGGCATTTGCCATTCGGACATTCATCAGGCGAAGGATGAGTGGCACGATTCGATGCCGACGAATTATCCGCTCGTGCCGGGGCATGAGATCGTCGGGCGCGTCGCGAAGGTCGGCGATAACGTGACGAAATTCAAGGTCGGCGACATCGCGGGCATCGGTTGTTTTGTCGATTCGTGCCGCGAATGTCCGAACTGTCAGAACGGCCAAGAGCAGTTTTGTCTCAAGATGGCAGCCTACACTTACAACGGAACCGAGATGGATCGCGTGACGAAAACGTACGGCGGCTACTCGAACAACTACGTCATAGATGAGAATTACGCCCTGAAAGTTCAACGCGATGAGAGCGACCTCGCAGGCGTTGCTCCGCTGCTTTGTGCAGGTATAACGACGTATTCGCCGCTTAAGCGTTTCAAGGTCGGGCCGGGACAGAAGGTTGGCGTCGTCGGGCTTGGCGGCCTCGGGCATATGGGCGTGAAGATCGCGAAAGCGATGGGGGCGGAAGTGACCATCTTCAGCACTTCGCCGTCAAAAGAATCGGACGCGAGATCGCTCGGTGCAGATCATTTCGTTGTTACCCGCGACCCGGCGAACCTAGCGCCGCTCACCGGCACATTCAATATGATCCTCGACACGGTTTCGGCCGATCACGACGTGAACCCGTACCTGAATCTGCTCGGAGTCGGCGGGACAATGGTCGTTGTCGGCGTTCCGCCTAGCCCTAATCAGGTGCATTCGCTGTCGCTGATCTTCGGCAACAAGACGTTGGCAGGTTCGCTGATCGGCGGCATTCCGGAAACGCAGGAGATGCTCGATTTTTGCGCCGAGCACAACATAACTTCGGACGTCGAGGTCATCTCGCCTGACCGTATTCCCGAAGCATACGACCGCACGATCAATGCCGACGTGCGATACAGATTCGTGATCGACATGTCAGAACCCGCTGCGTAA
- a CDS encoding DUF1697 domain-containing protein, which translates to MRYIALLRGVNVGGNTMIKMAELKNLFTLLGFENIATYINSGNLAFDTRKADHNKLASRIETAIEKDLGKTVPVIIREQSDIARIIDANPFAGQFDSHKEMHVVFLTENMPEEKEKQLLAAAPECERFVVNGREIYCHLPKGVADSLLGKSFIEKKLKLSVTGRNWRTVEKLAVL; encoded by the coding sequence ATGCGTTACATTGCACTACTTCGCGGCGTAAATGTCGGCGGCAACACGATGATCAAAATGGCCGAGCTGAAGAACTTGTTCACTTTACTCGGCTTTGAAAATATTGCGACTTACATTAACAGCGGCAATCTCGCATTCGACACGCGCAAGGCCGACCATAACAAACTCGCTTCTCGTATAGAAACCGCGATAGAAAAAGATCTCGGCAAAACCGTTCCGGTCATAATACGCGAACAGAGCGACATCGCCCGCATCATCGACGCAAATCCTTTTGCGGGCCAGTTCGATAGCCACAAAGAAATGCATGTCGTTTTTCTGACGGAAAATATGCCGGAGGAAAAAGAAAAGCAGCTACTTGCCGCCGCGCCCGAATGCGAACGCTTTGTCGTAAACGGCCGCGAAATATACTGCCATCTGCCAAAAGGTGTCGCCGACAGCCTGCTCGGCAAAAGCTTTATCGAAAAGAAATTAAAACTCTCCGTCACCGGACGCAATTGGCGGACGGTAGAAAAACTTGCAGTGCTGTGA
- a CDS encoding 3-hydroxyanthranilate 3,4-dioxygenase — MIRRPFNFKQWIDEHRHLLKPPVGNQCIYDSADFIVMVVGGPNSRKDYHWDEGEELFYQIEGDIKVLVQEGGKAVEVPIREGEMFLLPPRIPHNPIRGENTVGLVIERKRREGELDGLLWFCENCNEKLYEEYFQLTDITTQFQGVFKKFYGDQNFRTCKNCFAVMEPPPVAS; from the coding sequence ATGATCCGACGCCCTTTTAATTTCAAACAGTGGATCGATGAGCACAGGCATTTGCTGAAGCCGCCGGTCGGGAACCAGTGTATTTATGATTCCGCTGATTTTATCGTGATGGTTGTCGGCGGGCCGAATTCGCGAAAAGACTACCATTGGGACGAGGGCGAGGAGCTTTTTTATCAGATCGAGGGCGATATAAAGGTACTCGTTCAGGAGGGCGGCAAGGCGGTCGAGGTGCCGATCCGCGAGGGCGAGATGTTCCTTTTGCCGCCGCGCATCCCGCACAATCCGATCCGCGGCGAGAACACCGTCGGCCTCGTCATCGAACGCAAGCGCCGCGAGGGCGAACTCGACGGCCTGCTATGGTTCTGCGAAAACTGCAACGAAAAACTCTACGAAGAATACTTTCAACTCACCGACATCACGACCCAATTCCAGGGCGTCTTCAAAAAATTCTACGGCGACCAAAATTTCCGCACGTGCAAGAACTGCTTTGCTGTAATGGAGCCGCCGCCGGTCGCGAGTTAA
- a CDS encoding BrnT family toxin has protein sequence MFAWDEAKRQEVIKNNGVDLALIADAFDDPFGVYFEDEAHSSDEEVRFNLIGVSAHYGLVYVTFNYDGAAIRLITAWKAEKWATKEYESNKR, from the coding sequence ATGTTTGCTTGGGATGAGGCGAAGCGCCAAGAAGTGATCAAGAACAACGGTGTTGACCTTGCGTTGATCGCGGATGCATTTGATGATCCTTTTGGAGTTTATTTTGAGGATGAGGCTCATTCGAGTGACGAAGAAGTCAGATTCAATCTTATCGGCGTTTCTGCGCATTACGGACTTGTTTACGTCACTTTCAATTACGACGGTGCCGCGATAAGGTTGATAACCGCATGGAAGGCCGAAAAATGGGCAACTAAAGAGTATGAAAGCAACAAAAGATAA